Proteins from a single region of Halobaculum sp. CBA1158:
- a CDS encoding ABC transporter ATP-binding protein, which yields MSQDQTTDPRTNGSGSARADNEQSGSESDGSLDGEELVLSYPSSDGPIIDGESITAKPGAVTALIGPNGSGKSTLLKGLADQLAPDAGSVLVDGRAIETFDKKELARTMGLLSQESTSPNSITVEDLVYHGRYPHRGFFESATDEDEEAVERAMELAGCQHLCDREVGSLSGGQKQLAWIAMVLAQDTDVLLLDEPTTFLDLHHQLEVMEIIETLREESDITVVVVLHDIQQAARLADEMVALKEGAIQARGTPEEVVTEELLGDVFEIDAEVDLTPRGPRIEPLRPRHDDDERKRPTERVAQADGGDG from the coding sequence ATGTCACAGGACCAGACCACGGATCCACGGACGAACGGGAGCGGTTCAGCGAGGGCGGACAACGAGCAGTCCGGCAGCGAAAGCGACGGCAGCCTCGACGGCGAGGAGCTCGTCCTCTCGTACCCCAGTAGCGACGGGCCCATCATCGACGGCGAGTCGATCACGGCCAAACCGGGTGCGGTCACGGCGCTGATCGGCCCGAACGGCTCCGGCAAGAGCACGCTCCTGAAGGGGCTGGCCGACCAGCTCGCACCCGACGCCGGCTCGGTGCTCGTCGACGGCCGGGCGATCGAGACGTTCGACAAGAAGGAACTCGCGCGAACGATGGGGCTGCTCTCCCAGGAGAGCACGTCGCCGAACAGCATCACCGTCGAGGACCTCGTCTACCACGGTCGCTACCCGCACCGCGGGTTCTTCGAGAGCGCCACCGACGAGGACGAGGAGGCCGTCGAGCGAGCCATGGAGCTTGCCGGCTGTCAGCACCTGTGCGACCGCGAGGTCGGGAGCCTCAGCGGCGGGCAGAAACAGCTGGCGTGGATCGCGATGGTGCTCGCCCAGGACACCGACGTCCTCCTCCTGGACGAGCCGACCACGTTCCTCGACCTCCACCACCAGCTCGAAGTGATGGAGATCATCGAGACGCTGCGTGAGGAAAGCGACATCACCGTCGTCGTCGTTCTCCACGACATCCAGCAGGCCGCGCGGCTCGCCGACGAGATGGTCGCACTCAAGGAGGGCGCGATTCAGGCGCGCGGGACGCCCGAGGAGGTCGTCACCGAGGAGTTGCTTGGTGACGTGTTCGAGATCGACGCGGAGGTTGACCTGACTCCGCGTGGGCCCCGTATCGAACCACTCCGGCCTCGCCACGACGATGACGAACGGAAGCGGCCGACTGAACGTGTCGCCCAGGCTGACGGCGGGGACGGCTGA
- a CDS encoding iron ABC transporter permease produces the protein MATETASDADTRGWREQWFGWFDGSLFTLIVGSLAVIVGGGLVQVSFGAFSMTIVEAWQAVFNPQVIFNTEAWEAWILGGEVPEMNKRSLIVWNIRLPRVFVGALVGMNLAVSGAIFQAVTRNELASPFILGVSSGAGLMILLTLVVFSGLSAFLPIIASIGGAIAFLIVYAIAWKNGTSPVRLVLAGVIVGTVFGSVQTALFFFADDIGVVQSAIAWTTGSLTGTDWEQVRMALPWTIVAMGLALVSSRQLNVLLLGEQTASSLGMSVEKVRFALSGVAVLAAAASIAVAGIVGFVGLIVPHMVRNIVGSDYKKLVIGCVFAGPALMVAADVGARLALNPVQIPVGIVTGLVGGPYFLYLMRKQDKMGEI, from the coding sequence ATGGCGACTGAAACCGCATCCGACGCCGACACACGCGGCTGGCGCGAGCAGTGGTTCGGCTGGTTCGACGGCTCGCTGTTCACGCTCATCGTCGGCAGTCTCGCGGTCATCGTCGGCGGCGGCCTCGTACAGGTGAGCTTCGGTGCGTTCTCGATGACCATCGTCGAGGCCTGGCAGGCCGTCTTCAATCCGCAGGTCATATTCAACACGGAAGCCTGGGAGGCGTGGATCCTCGGCGGTGAGGTGCCCGAGATGAACAAACGCAGCCTCATCGTCTGGAACATCCGGCTGCCGCGGGTGTTCGTCGGCGCGCTGGTCGGGATGAACCTCGCCGTCTCGGGTGCCATCTTCCAGGCGGTCACCCGCAACGAACTCGCCAGTCCGTTCATCCTCGGCGTCTCCTCCGGTGCCGGGCTGATGATCCTGCTGACCCTGGTCGTGTTCTCGGGGCTGTCGGCGTTCCTCCCGATCATCGCCTCCATCGGCGGGGCGATCGCGTTCCTGATCGTCTACGCCATCGCGTGGAAGAACGGGACCAGCCCCGTCCGGCTGGTGCTGGCGGGCGTCATCGTCGGCACCGTCTTCGGCAGCGTCCAGACGGCGCTGTTCTTCTTCGCCGACGACATCGGCGTCGTCCAGTCGGCCATCGCGTGGACCACCGGCTCGCTCACGGGCACCGACTGGGAACAGGTCCGGATGGCACTCCCGTGGACCATCGTGGCGATGGGACTCGCGCTCGTGAGTTCCCGCCAGCTGAACGTGCTCCTGCTCGGCGAGCAGACCGCGAGTTCGCTCGGGATGAGCGTCGAGAAGGTACGGTTCGCGCTCTCGGGCGTTGCCGTCCTGGCGGCGGCCGCGAGCATCGCCGTCGCGGGTATCGTCGGCTTCGTCGGCCTCATCGTCCCGCACATGGTGCGCAACATCGTCGGCAGCGACTACAAGAAGCTCGTCATCGGCTGCGTGTTCGCCGGTCCGGCGCTGATGGTCGCCGCCGACGTGGGAGCCAGACTCGCGCTCAATCCCGTCCAGATCCCCGTGGGTATCGTCACGGGACTGGTCGGCGGCCCATACTTCCTGTACCTGATGCGCAAGCAGGACAAGATGGGTGAAATCTGA
- a CDS encoding NAD(P)/FAD-dependent oxidoreductase, with product MGTSETTEYDVVVIGGGPAGCSTAVFTARYGLDTLVLDRGNSSIQQCAFIENYLGFPGGIDVETFYAMSQAHAERVGATVADDMATDIAETGDGFRVETQDDAYTADRVVAASTYDVNYLEEVLGEYFLSDGGETWLDPDLAGERGETPVDGLWLAGPTAGVESQIAVAVGHGARVGLAVVTDYRRVEEGLWEAAADHTDWVVQQGRYAGDDWLERSAEYTIESAPDELDDEFVRRKARELATEQQEWQIDDAEVERRTERAHRRLLDHVDDELIRDYASDLDTPEVSE from the coding sequence ATGGGAACTTCTGAGACCACCGAGTACGACGTCGTCGTCATCGGCGGCGGCCCGGCAGGCTGCTCGACGGCCGTCTTCACCGCTCGGTATGGGCTCGACACGCTCGTGCTGGATCGCGGGAACTCCTCGATCCAGCAATGTGCGTTCATCGAGAACTACCTGGGTTTCCCGGGCGGCATCGACGTGGAGACGTTCTACGCGATGAGCCAGGCGCACGCCGAACGCGTCGGCGCGACCGTCGCCGACGACATGGCGACCGACATCGCCGAGACGGGCGACGGTTTCCGCGTCGAGACGCAGGACGACGCGTACACGGCCGACCGCGTCGTCGCCGCATCGACCTACGACGTGAACTACCTCGAAGAGGTCCTCGGTGAGTACTTCCTCTCGGACGGCGGCGAGACGTGGCTCGACCCGGACCTCGCGGGCGAGCGGGGCGAGACGCCCGTCGACGGCCTGTGGCTCGCCGGCCCGACCGCCGGCGTCGAGAGCCAGATCGCCGTCGCCGTCGGACACGGGGCTCGCGTCGGGTTGGCCGTCGTCACCGACTACCGCCGGGTCGAAGAGGGACTGTGGGAGGCCGCTGCCGACCACACCGACTGGGTGGTCCAGCAGGGTCGCTACGCCGGCGACGACTGGCTCGAACGCAGCGCCGAGTACACCATCGAGTCGGCTCCCGACGAGCTGGACGACGAGTTCGTCCGGCGCAAAGCCCGCGAGCTCGCCACGGAACAACAGGAGTGGCAGATCGACGACGCCGAGGTCGAACGGCGTACAGAGCGAGCGCATCGTCGGCTTCTCGACCACGTCGACGACGAACTCATCCGTGACTATGCGTCCGATCTCGACACCCCAGAGGTGAGCGAATAG
- a CDS encoding ABC transporter substrate-binding protein — translation MGSVEFDSVPETAVSFDDQWADMLVALGQDDRLIAHGRPGNIITEFYDQLPDVSFDSEGLTTLSDNMSVETFFELDADVHHLDPLRLATTWDGFEESDVETLRDQISPYFANRYSAYRNYTGDESYQYYSIWELTRKFAELYQVPDRAAALEGVYDEMVAEIQSNLPPESERPRVALSVHFDGTFYGQPTITNPGFARAHIRPLQPRNAFAEHPQYEGFGVQYDMEAMLEVDPDVFIQALGLQFPDRIPPIRDPEDGSVAAEVTAFSNGRVYNGATGFQGPLYTLFQTEMTAKQIYPEQFGEWRGLGETPESEQLFDRQRVADIINGNF, via the coding sequence ATGGGGTCGGTTGAGTTCGACTCCGTTCCGGAGACGGCCGTGAGCTTCGACGACCAGTGGGCGGATATGCTGGTCGCGCTCGGACAGGACGACCGGCTGATCGCCCACGGCCGACCCGGGAACATCATCACCGAATTCTACGACCAGCTCCCGGACGTCTCGTTCGATTCGGAGGGACTGACGACGCTGAGCGACAACATGAGCGTCGAGACGTTCTTCGAACTCGACGCCGACGTCCACCATCTCGATCCCCTCCGACTGGCTACTACCTGGGACGGATTCGAAGAATCCGATGTCGAAACGCTTCGAGATCAGATCAGCCCCTACTTCGCGAACCGGTACAGCGCCTATCGCAACTACACCGGAGACGAGTCCTACCAGTACTACTCGATCTGGGAGCTCACTCGGAAGTTCGCGGAGCTGTACCAGGTCCCCGACCGCGCTGCCGCACTAGAAGGGGTCTACGACGAGATGGTCGCCGAGATCCAGTCGAATCTCCCGCCCGAGAGCGAGCGCCCGCGCGTCGCACTCTCCGTCCACTTCGACGGAACGTTCTACGGCCAGCCGACCATCACCAACCCGGGGTTCGCCCGAGCACATATCAGACCGCTACAGCCCCGGAACGCCTTCGCGGAGCATCCGCAGTACGAGGGCTTCGGCGTCCAGTACGACATGGAGGCGATGCTCGAGGTCGACCCGGACGTGTTCATTCAGGCGTTGGGTCTGCAGTTCCCGGATCGGATCCCGCCGATCCGTGACCCCGAAGACGGGTCGGTCGCCGCGGAGGTGACCGCCTTCTCGAACGGTCGAGTGTACAACGGCGCGACCGGGTTCCAGGGCCCGTTGTACACGCTGTTCCAGACGGAGATGACGGCCAAGCAGATCTACCCCGAGCAGTTCGGCGAGTGGCGCGGGCTGGGTGAGACGCCCGAGAGTGAACAGCTGTTCGACCGCCAGCGCGTTGCAGACATCATCAATGGGAACTTCTGA
- a CDS encoding ABC transporter substrate-binding protein has protein sequence MKYGGAVVGGGLLAGCAGQSDSGSTPTDTEADEPSDTETPTPEDESYSVTMSPVGTVEFDAPPERMIAYDRQWLHMAYELGHGDAVAGFDDPGGTWFTLHESLPGVSFETEQIQSFVGEQVDKELIYEIGPDLIAMDPYRAPTLEGLDETDIEELRQNVAPFFANRYSVDRGYEGDRPYEYYTLYELYEKFAQALGEQERFEALRQVDEELTETIQADLPPESERPTVMQVSYFDGNFYTYDIEQGGYGTRHYRNVGSKSAIRETYGDDVPFEFGGTVDMETMLEIDPDILIQGSSLFYPEIDGVSHEGIVESVENEPGAQDLTAIQNDAFYPGGTPYAGPVAYLFYSELTAKYLYPETFGEYPGVGEIPEEEQLFDRQRVSEIVNGDI, from the coding sequence GTGAAATACGGTGGGGCGGTCGTCGGCGGGGGACTGCTCGCCGGGTGTGCGGGGCAGTCCGATTCCGGATCGACACCGACCGATACGGAGGCCGACGAGCCATCCGATACCGAGACACCGACGCCGGAAGACGAGAGCTACTCGGTGACGATGTCGCCGGTCGGCACCGTCGAGTTCGACGCTCCACCGGAGCGCATGATCGCGTACGACCGGCAGTGGCTCCACATGGCGTACGAACTCGGCCACGGGGACGCCGTGGCCGGGTTCGACGACCCCGGCGGAACGTGGTTCACGCTCCACGAGTCGCTGCCGGGCGTCTCCTTCGAGACCGAACAGATCCAGAGCTTCGTCGGCGAGCAGGTCGACAAGGAACTCATCTACGAGATTGGGCCGGACCTCATCGCGATGGACCCCTACCGAGCGCCGACGCTCGAAGGGTTGGACGAGACCGATATCGAGGAGCTCCGACAGAACGTCGCACCGTTCTTCGCGAACCGCTACAGCGTCGACAGGGGGTACGAGGGTGACCGGCCGTACGAGTACTACACGCTGTACGAACTGTACGAGAAGTTCGCGCAGGCGCTCGGGGAGCAGGAGCGATTCGAGGCACTCAGACAGGTCGACGAGGAGCTGACCGAGACGATTCAGGCCGACCTCCCGCCGGAGAGCGAGCGGCCGACGGTGATGCAGGTCAGCTACTTCGACGGGAACTTCTACACGTACGACATCGAACAGGGCGGCTACGGAACCCGCCACTACCGGAACGTCGGCTCGAAGAGCGCCATTCGCGAGACGTACGGCGACGACGTTCCATTCGAGTTCGGGGGCACCGTCGATATGGAGACGATGCTGGAGATCGACCCCGATATCCTGATCCAAGGGTCCTCGCTGTTTTACCCCGAAATCGACGGAGTCAGCCACGAGGGTATCGTCGAGAGCGTCGAGAACGAGCCGGGTGCCCAGGATCTCACCGCCATCCAGAACGACGCCTTCTACCCCGGTGGGACGCCGTACGCCGGTCCGGTCGCGTACCTGTTCTACAGCGAACTGACCGCGAAGTACCTCTATCCCGAGACCTTCGGCGAGTATCCTGGCGTCGGCGAGATTCCTGAGGAAGAACAGCTGTTCGACCGTCAGCGCGTCTCGGAGATCGTCAATGGGGATATCTGA
- a CDS encoding tyrosine-type recombinase/integrase yields MGTTGSDRAGRVRPCTTLSDAFDAFVASVSKGDSGRHRGEVERVVGAFVERVRDRGVREVADLGVRHLEEYAGYLARRAWAREEDPNAGITGRTAHQYYALVRSFCTYLVERDALESNPAKSTVATDALPEESVGVRDDGRRQFWSSETREAIVRWMDWRTEDALDNEWLDAERATRDRALVAVLAYSGARGAELFRDPQNDRRRGLRWRDVDLDAGVLRVYGKTQEWQQSPLLNPGVERLRAHRRRQDPPSEEWPVFPTAHLPSLYDVVRRSDGVDEEPTKDTVGSLLREHDLVPPAISTTGARTLLKRLSAESGVTQDGEALLPHGARRGLGDELYDTSAELAQEVLRHQSVETTHASYRDDDVERLREAAEDALGGPPSAERER; encoded by the coding sequence ATGGGTACGACGGGATCAGACCGGGCGGGGCGTGTCCGTCCGTGCACGACGCTGTCCGACGCGTTCGACGCGTTCGTCGCAAGCGTGAGCAAGGGCGACTCGGGACGCCATCGCGGGGAAGTCGAGCGCGTCGTCGGCGCGTTCGTCGAGCGCGTCCGGGACCGCGGCGTCAGGGAGGTCGCTGATCTCGGCGTCCGTCACCTCGAAGAGTACGCGGGGTACCTCGCTCGGCGGGCGTGGGCCCGGGAGGAGGACCCGAATGCCGGGATCACCGGGCGGACCGCCCACCAGTACTACGCGCTCGTCCGGTCGTTCTGCACGTACCTCGTCGAGCGCGACGCCCTGGAGTCCAACCCCGCGAAGTCGACCGTCGCGACGGACGCCCTCCCCGAGGAATCGGTGGGCGTCCGCGACGACGGCCGGCGACAGTTCTGGAGCAGCGAGACGCGCGAGGCGATCGTCCGATGGATGGACTGGCGGACCGAGGACGCACTCGACAACGAGTGGCTCGACGCGGAGCGCGCGACCCGCGACCGCGCGCTCGTCGCCGTGCTCGCCTACTCCGGGGCCCGCGGGGCCGAACTCTTTCGAGACCCGCAGAACGACCGTCGACGGGGACTCCGATGGCGCGACGTGGACCTCGACGCCGGCGTCCTCCGCGTGTACGGGAAGACCCAGGAGTGGCAGCAGTCGCCGCTGTTGAACCCGGGAGTCGAGCGACTACGCGCGCACCGTCGCCGACAGGATCCGCCGAGCGAGGAGTGGCCCGTGTTCCCGACCGCCCACCTCCCGAGTCTGTACGACGTGGTCCGGAGGAGCGACGGCGTCGACGAGGAGCCGACGAAGGACACAGTCGGATCGCTGCTGCGCGAGCACGACCTGGTTCCGCCGGCGATCTCGACGACCGGCGCGCGGACGCTCCTCAAGCGCCTGTCGGCGGAGAGCGGGGTCACGCAGGACGGCGAGGCGTTGCTCCCGCACGGTGCTCGGCGCGGACTCGGCGACGAGCTGTACGACACGAGCGCGGAGTTGGCACAGGAGGTGCTCCGACACCAATCGGTCGAAACCACGCACGCGAGCTATCGCGACGACGACGTGGAGCGACTTCGGGAGGCCGCAGAAGACGCCCTCGGTGGTCCTCCGTCCGCCGAGAGGGAGCGGTGA
- a CDS encoding antibiotic biosynthesis monooxygenase gives MIERIWHGWATPEDADEYERRLRERILPEFAEQDIEGYRGVRVLRRAREDDVEFVTAMRFESLDAVKRFAGEDYESAHVPPEAREVLARYDDRARHYELREVETY, from the coding sequence ATGATCGAACGCATCTGGCACGGGTGGGCGACTCCGGAAGACGCCGACGAGTACGAGCGACGACTCCGAGAACGGATCCTCCCCGAGTTCGCCGAGCAGGACATCGAGGGCTACCGCGGGGTCCGCGTGCTCCGGCGCGCTCGCGAGGACGACGTCGAGTTCGTCACGGCCATGCGATTCGAGTCCCTCGATGCAGTCAAACGGTTCGCGGGCGAGGACTACGAGTCCGCACACGTCCCGCCGGAGGCCCGCGAGGTCCTCGCTCGCTACGACGACCGGGCACGCCACTACGAACTACGCGAGGTCGAGACGTACTGA
- a CDS encoding lactate utilization protein, giving the protein MSQQKSDYADDTEIDESLDRLADEETVDETVANLEANGFEVVVVDSADEALAEVQSIVPAGASVMNGHSTTLEEIGFDEYLSDGDHGWESLPDEIWSIDDDEERQAARREAQTADYFLGGVNAIAETGALVAADRSGSRIGAYPFAAGNVVIVSGVNKIVPTLDDALDRLESVAYPLENERAKEAYGVDSAIAKQLIFRQELESGRTTVVLVREQLGY; this is encoded by the coding sequence ATGTCCCAACAGAAATCAGACTACGCAGACGATACTGAGATCGACGAATCGCTTGACCGACTTGCCGACGAGGAGACCGTCGATGAGACCGTCGCGAACCTGGAGGCGAACGGCTTCGAGGTCGTCGTCGTCGACTCGGCCGACGAGGCGCTCGCCGAGGTGCAGTCGATCGTCCCCGCCGGCGCGTCGGTGATGAACGGTCACTCGACGACGCTCGAGGAGATCGGCTTCGACGAGTACCTGAGCGACGGCGATCACGGCTGGGAGAGCCTCCCGGACGAGATCTGGAGCATCGACGACGACGAGGAGCGTCAGGCCGCTCGCCGAGAGGCGCAAACGGCCGACTACTTCCTCGGCGGCGTCAACGCGATCGCCGAGACGGGCGCGCTCGTCGCCGCTGACCGATCGGGAAGCCGCATCGGGGCGTACCCGTTCGCCGCCGGCAACGTCGTCATCGTCAGCGGCGTGAACAAGATCGTCCCGACGCTGGACGACGCGCTCGACCGGCTCGAGTCGGTCGCCTACCCGCTCGAGAACGAGCGCGCGAAGGAGGCGTACGGCGTCGACTCAGCCATCGCCAAGCAGCTGATCTTCCGGCAGGAACTCGAATCCGGTCGGACCACGGTCGTCCTCGTCCGCGAGCAGCTCGGCTACTGA
- a CDS encoding GAF domain-containing protein, whose amino-acid sequence MAEPIRVLHVDDEAEFAELAATYLERYDEDIAVETASSAEEGLDRIETERFDCVISDYDMPGTNGIEFLRAVRDDRPDLPFVLYTGKGSEEVASEAIAAGASDYLQKDTGTEQYELLANRVRNTVDRHRADRRAAESARIRRLVSAINAALVRATSREAAERRVCETVVDTDPYALAWIRGPDPDDHTVRAVAGGDGDRAGDDAAIADREPGARALDRREVVVDDDIAAGEAIPWRETALERGYRGAAAIPLEHEETLFGALVVYADRPNAFDPEERELLAELGDNVAHAIHSFDVRDRLHDERDRRQALFENAPSPVVEGDIRRGGDDHRIADVNRAFEETFGMAAEELVGSDIDDVIVPEDDEVHPEFRERVAEGEAIIREVERSTADGRRLFIASVIPRGVRDGRADGWYAWYIDITERRERERAIESLHDVTAALLEATTAESVAEIVVDAVRRILDLPYTGVHLHDPEAGGLVPAAWTDETEAVIGTPPTFSVDEGRAGECYRAGEPRVYEEITESPGPYNPDTPIESEILVPLGDHGMLLVGSPERDAFGEVDLSLARLLAGHATAVLHRIERERVLEQLQSRTRSLMAADDADSIADIAVETASEVLGADLSGVHLTCDDGRRLELATSADSVAEEFDELPGYDRDDEDDLTGEVVWDAFDSGEARIIHDVRDRSRLAEQTPSRSVIIHPLGDHGVFIVSSIEPNAFDETDAAFVEIVAASVTAALDRVAREEELRERNERLDEFASLVSHDLRNPLDIVQGRITLAREETENDHLDHAERALDRAMSLLEESLSFARSGHTEAALERVDLATAAAESWTNVATGEATLSVEVDRTVRADPNKLKQLFENLFGNAVRHGGDAVRVAVEGLADGFAVVDDGPGFAEADRDLVFDAGYTTADDGTGFGMYIVGQIAEAHGWRVAVADADDGARIEVTGDGLAGVPGGGAGQGRSKRSDERRSSENEQ is encoded by the coding sequence ATGGCCGAACCGATCCGGGTGTTACACGTCGACGACGAGGCGGAGTTCGCCGAACTCGCCGCGACGTATCTCGAGCGCTACGACGAGGACATCGCCGTCGAGACTGCCTCGAGCGCCGAGGAGGGGCTCGACCGGATCGAAACCGAGCGGTTCGACTGCGTGATCTCCGATTACGACATGCCCGGGACGAACGGGATCGAGTTCCTCCGGGCCGTCCGCGACGATCGCCCCGATCTCCCGTTCGTCCTCTACACCGGGAAGGGGAGCGAGGAGGTCGCGAGCGAGGCGATCGCCGCCGGCGCGAGCGACTACCTCCAGAAGGACACCGGCACGGAACAGTACGAACTACTCGCGAACCGCGTTCGCAACACGGTCGACCGCCACCGCGCCGACCGCCGGGCGGCCGAGTCCGCTCGCATCCGCCGGCTCGTCTCCGCGATCAACGCGGCGCTGGTTCGCGCCACCTCCCGCGAGGCGGCAGAGCGCCGCGTCTGTGAGACCGTCGTCGACACCGACCCGTACGCGCTCGCGTGGATCCGCGGGCCCGACCCGGACGATCACACCGTCAGAGCGGTCGCTGGAGGCGACGGCGACCGCGCAGGCGACGACGCCGCGATCGCCGACCGCGAACCCGGCGCGCGGGCCCTCGACCGACGGGAGGTAGTCGTCGACGACGACATCGCCGCCGGCGAGGCGATCCCCTGGCGCGAGACGGCACTCGAGCGGGGCTACCGGGGGGCGGCCGCGATCCCTCTGGAGCACGAGGAGACGCTGTTCGGCGCGCTCGTGGTCTACGCCGACCGACCGAACGCGTTCGACCCCGAGGAACGCGAGCTGCTGGCCGAACTCGGCGACAACGTCGCACACGCCATCCACTCGTTCGACGTGCGCGACCGGCTCCACGACGAGCGCGACCGCAGGCAGGCGCTGTTCGAGAACGCGCCGAGTCCGGTCGTCGAGGGCGACATCAGGCGCGGCGGCGACGACCACCGGATCGCCGACGTGAATCGGGCCTTCGAGGAGACGTTCGGGATGGCCGCCGAGGAACTCGTCGGCTCGGACATCGACGACGTGATCGTTCCCGAGGACGACGAGGTACACCCCGAGTTCCGCGAGCGCGTCGCCGAGGGCGAGGCGATCATCAGGGAGGTCGAACGCTCGACCGCCGACGGCCGTCGGCTGTTCATCGCGTCCGTGATCCCCCGTGGCGTCCGCGACGGCCGAGCGGACGGCTGGTACGCCTGGTACATCGATATCACCGAACGCCGCGAGCGCGAGCGGGCGATCGAGTCGCTTCACGACGTGACGGCGGCGTTGCTGGAGGCGACGACCGCTGAATCCGTCGCCGAGATCGTCGTCGACGCCGTCCGCCGCATCCTCGATCTCCCGTACACCGGCGTCCACCTGCACGACCCCGAGGCGGGCGGACTGGTCCCCGCCGCGTGGACCGACGAGACCGAGGCCGTGATCGGCACGCCGCCGACGTTCTCGGTCGACGAGGGACGCGCCGGCGAGTGCTATCGGGCGGGCGAGCCGCGGGTGTACGAGGAGATCACGGAGTCGCCGGGACCGTACAACCCCGACACGCCGATCGAAAGCGAGATCCTGGTGCCGCTCGGGGACCACGGCATGCTGCTCGTCGGCTCGCCCGAGCGCGACGCCTTCGGCGAGGTGGACCTGTCGCTGGCGAGACTCCTCGCGGGCCACGCGACGGCTGTGCTCCACCGGATCGAGCGCGAGCGCGTGCTCGAACAGTTGCAGTCGCGGACGCGGTCGCTGATGGCGGCCGACGACGCCGACTCGATCGCCGACATCGCTGTCGAGACCGCCTCGGAGGTACTCGGCGCGGATCTGAGCGGCGTCCACCTGACGTGCGACGACGGGCGGCGACTGGAGTTGGCTACCTCCGCCGACAGCGTCGCCGAGGAGTTCGACGAACTCCCCGGCTACGATCGAGACGACGAGGACGACCTCACCGGCGAGGTGGTGTGGGACGCCTTCGACAGCGGCGAGGCGCGGATCATCCACGACGTGCGCGACCGGTCGAGACTGGCCGAGCAGACGCCCAGCAGGAGCGTGATCATCCACCCGTTGGGCGATCACGGCGTGTTCATCGTCTCGTCGATCGAGCCGAACGCCTTCGACGAGACCGACGCGGCGTTCGTGGAGATCGTCGCCGCGTCGGTCACCGCGGCCCTCGACCGAGTCGCGCGCGAGGAGGAGCTCCGGGAGCGAAACGAACGGCTGGACGAGTTCGCGAGCCTCGTCTCACACGACCTTCGCAACCCGCTCGATATCGTGCAGGGCCGGATCACTCTCGCCCGTGAGGAGACCGAAAACGACCACCTCGACCACGCGGAGCGCGCCCTCGACCGGGCGATGTCGCTGCTCGAGGAGTCGCTCTCGTTCGCACGGTCGGGACACACCGAGGCCGCTCTCGAGCGCGTCGACCTCGCGACGGCGGCCGCCGAGTCGTGGACGAACGTCGCGACGGGGGAGGCGACGCTGTCGGTCGAAGTCGACCGGACCGTTCGAGCCGACCCGAACAAGCTCAAACAGCTCTTCGAGAACCTCTTCGGCAACGCCGTTCGCCACGGCGGCGACGCCGTCCGGGTCGCCGTCGAGGGGCTCGCGGACGGCTTCGCGGTCGTCGACGACGGACCCGGGTTCGCGGAGGCGGACCGCGATCTGGTGTTCGACGCGGGGTACACGACCGCCGACGACGGCACCGGGTTCGGGATGTACATCGTCGGCCAGATCGCGGAGGCCCACGGCTGGCGCGTCGCCGTCGCGGACGCCGACGACGGCGCGCGGATCGAGGTCACCGGCGACGGCCTCGCGGGAGTGCCCGGCGGTGGAGCCGGTCAGGGGCGTTCAAAGCGGTCCGACGAGCGCCGGAGCTCCGAGAACGAACAGTAG